Genomic window (Terriglobus sp. TAA 43):
GCCGAATGGCTCGAACTGCACGGCGGCGCAGGCACCTTCCTCAGCGAAACGGAAGTCCCCGGCCCGGCCTTCTACGGCTTCCAACTCGCCACCATCCTCGCCAGCGCAGGCGATCAACTCGTCATGACCACCAGCGCCACCAACAACCTTCTCGTCCACGCCGCAAAGCAAAAAAGCGGCAAGCTATCGGTGATGCTCATCAACCGCAGCACCACCGACACGGCATACGTCAACGTCCAGGGCAAAGGCCCGCTCACCAACATCACGCGTTACGAATACGGCTCCCTTACAACCCCATCTACCGCGAAACTCACCAGTAAGTCACTCGATAACAACGCCGCCAGCGCCATCAGCGTAGCGCCTCTCACCGCGGTCGTTATCGTCGCGGACGAGTCATCTTCCGCCAACTAATCCAATCGTCACACCTGTAATGACAGCGCACTGGCATCTGTAATGTGCCGTGTGTATCCTGTGCGCGTGTCCAAACCAACTGAAAATCTGCCCTCTCTGAAAATTGAGACCGCTGCCCCCGCGCGTGTCGATCGCCGTGACTTCCTTAAAACCAGCGCTCTGGCCGCAGGTGCACTCGCTATCGGGGCGCCCGCCATCGTGCGCGCACAACATCTCAACAGCAAGCTGAACATCGCCTGCATCGGCATCGGCGGCAAAGGCCGCAGCGACACAGACGCCTGCGCCGCGGAAAACATCGTTGCGCTCTGCGACGTCGACGCCGGCACCGATGCCTATCAGATTCAAACCAAGAAGTATCCTGACGCGAAGTTCTACAAGGACTACCGTCAGATGCTCGACCAGATGGGCGACCGCATCGACGCCGTGACCGTCTCCACGCCGGATCACATGCACGCCATCATTGCCTCCGCAGCCATGAAGCGCAGGAAGGCCATCTTCTGCCAGAAGCCGCTCACCCAGACCATCTACGAAGCACGCTATCTCCGCAACATGGCGCACGACAAGAAGCTCGTCACGCAGATGGGCAATCAGGGCTCTGCCTCACCCGGCCTGCGCCGCGGCGTGGAAGTCATTCAGGACGGCATCATCGGCCAGGTGCATCAGGTACACGTCTGGACCAACCGCCCCGTCTGGCCGCAGGCAATGGACCGCCCCGTCGGACAAGACCCCGTCCCCTCGACGCTCGATTGGGACGTCTGGCTTGGCCCGGCGCCTGTACGTCCCTATGTCGGCAACCGCAATCCCAAGGACAAGAACGGTGTCTACACCCAGTTCAACTGGCGTGGCTGGCAGGACTTCGGCACCGGCGCACTCGGCGACATGGCTTGCCACACCGTCAACATGCCATTCCGCTCGCTCGGATTCGATGCCCCAACGGAAATCGAAGCCGTCCCCTTCGGCACCATGAACAAAGAGTCCTACCCCGTCGGCACCAAGATCCGCTTTGAATTCCCGAAGCGTACAGCACACGTGCCGCTGGAACACCCCAGCTTCTTCCATCGCACTCGCAAGATCGAATACGACGCCACCACACTCTTCTGGTACGACGGTGGTCAGCCGAACGAGAACCTCCGTGGTGGTCACGACCTCACCAACAAGCCACCAGCCGAACTCACCGCAGACATCGTCACTCTGCAGGGCAAGCTGCCTGACAGCGGCTGTCTCTTCGTCGGTGAAGGCGGCATGATCTTCTCGCCAGACG
Coding sequences:
- a CDS encoding Gfo/Idh/MocA family protein codes for the protein MSKPTENLPSLKIETAAPARVDRRDFLKTSALAAGALAIGAPAIVRAQHLNSKLNIACIGIGGKGRSDTDACAAENIVALCDVDAGTDAYQIQTKKYPDAKFYKDYRQMLDQMGDRIDAVTVSTPDHMHAIIASAAMKRRKAIFCQKPLTQTIYEARYLRNMAHDKKLVTQMGNQGSASPGLRRGVEVIQDGIIGQVHQVHVWTNRPVWPQAMDRPVGQDPVPSTLDWDVWLGPAPVRPYVGNRNPKDKNGVYTQFNWRGWQDFGTGALGDMACHTVNMPFRSLGFDAPTEIEAVPFGTMNKESYPVGTKIRFEFPKRTAHVPLEHPSFFHRTRKIEYDATTLFWYDGGQPNENLRGGHDLTNKPPAELTADIVTLQGKLPDSGCLFVGEGGMIFSPDDYGTNFFIKLKGEKEFVNYLKHPAMAKYPERIPRNSHVTIDAKGSANLVQAHAAEWLTAIKANKPEDCYSRFDVAGRLVEIMLLGCVSLRAGQKIEWDAHKMEAKNCPQAAPYIKRQDRTGWALS